aattagtctctaggcgacaagtattttgtattagacagtgaacttttgtaaagctttttgtaaatgggatcccacagtattttgtatgaaatattttataagtttaattaaaaaacaaaaattttaattaatcacgatttccataaacctcgttgattagcaacgagctgcacagtatgtttaaaaatcacgtaatacgcctttgctagttagggtgttacattacaactctattacaatataatacaaggatcaacaaagagattaaataaatgttacaatatataatatacaatatataatatataatatatatatacactatgtaagaaaggtagaagaagatatatatagattacacaatattatataacatatatataatatgaagaaaaaaaagatcACTCACTCACAACTTTGAGTGTAGAATAGTGGTGATCACCACGagttgaacaaggtattacacctttgtctaAAAGCTTATTTTCCCCTATCTCTAAGTACTAAAGGAACTCTCATGGAAATAGCTTTAGGAATTATTAAGCCTTagagttttctagcaaagtgctttttttatatagaaaacttcTCATCTaaatgagcacattagactccttaatatagtgttttggtgatcacacttagaattcaaacacgccatctcatttctctcatataatgagcattatataattgtaacaatTATATTTCATAATATTTGAATCCCATCATCAATTTTGTGTAACAtatcttttattacacaaaaatatgattaaccaaaagaagttacaaaagcaattaactttgtaactcctctccatgTTACAAAgtgtaagttataattttaggtTAAATGAATCatatgttacacaatttatttacgaaacacttaatatatattattcacataataacatattattatattaaatctacatattatttattatattaaataatataatattatattaatttaaaggaTATAATAGGACATCGTTCATAAAAGTAGgtatatttttaagaatatgaaaatgaaggtaaaaataaaatcaaataaagtAAAATGAATATACAATGCAATTTCCACTAAAAATTAATGTAAgctcaaataaaaatttaacagTCCAAACTCTACAATAatcataattcaaaaaataaatcctatttatttagagaagaaaattaTGTGATGTCACATGGATTTATACATTtagtttaaatatttaatattttaatttcttgaaaacagtttattattttgattttagtaTTAGGCATTTTGAAACATCATTACACacataaaaaaagaaagaaaagagagattAGTATGACTAAAGTTTTAGAACACatctctttttaatttttatttaagatttaattatatattttaagagGAAGATTTTTTGGGCAcctaaaaaagtaaaataaaataaaaattttttgtcaaaaaattataattgttttatgAAAAaggttaaaaatataaaattagtggTGGGACCGGAATCGTAGTGCATATACGGGAGTTATGAAATCTGACTTTGTAGGATTTTGGATTCCGAAGAAGAATGGAATGTGGAAAGGCATTACTCGCTGctaactataaatatttattgtttatttaattaaaaaagtaatagtaataaattgGTCGTATGAAAGGGTGAGGGCgggtgtgtgtatatatatatatatatagaaagtgGATGGTTCTCAGAGAAAAGCCGTTTTGTGCGCTTATTTTGGACTTTGGAGAGCGAAAAAGGCCACATTTCTCTCACTACTCACTCCCTCTCATCTCAACCGAACTGATTTTCTCATTTCTCCGCAGCTCGGAGATGGAGGCCAACGAATTCGATCACGAGGAGCAGTGTTCATAAAAACCAAGTGTTTTCTTCTTTCAGTGAAGGTATGTGTGGAGCTTTTTCTAAAGCTTGTTATTGACTTTTTGACTGTAGGTTTTCTGTTTGGTTGCCGAGAAAATCAGATATTGTTATTAGTTTGTTTTTGTATGTGTGTTTGTGTTTTAGCAAAAAAGGTGTGGATAGTTTGGAGCTTACTTTACTGTTGAATTTTGATTGTtctaaatgtatatttttagaGTTTCTGTTTGGTTGCCGAGAAAATGAAAATTAAGCTTCCTTTGATTTTTCTTCGTTGACTGATTTTTACGTGCGAGTAAGCTAAGTTTTGGTttgttttatgttgttttttttttatcgaaGCAGCTACGAGATTTCGAAAGTTGTGGGAGCTTTGTGATTTGAATTTGCATTTTCAAGGAGAATCATCGTTTCGCGGGGATAAAGGAAAGTATAGTCTGATTATTCTGAGTTGCTGTTCCTAGAAAGTTGATGGAAATTTTACTTCATTTGGTCCAGGATATGAAGCTCGTGGCATTTGATAGCTCTTTTGAACATATTACAAAGACTTGTTAGGTTGAGCAGTGTACTCATAGTAGACTAAGGAGAGAGGTTTCAACCATGATGTTTTTGTTGCTTTGTTCTAAGGGGCCACCGATTAAACGGAGAGCAGGACTAAGGATCAAACAAGCTGGGAGAGGCTCATATAGGGGCAGTTAGAGAAGGTTTTGTGTTTGCAATTTGGGCTTTGAATTTTGTTAATAACTACGAATTTGTGAGTTTGTGACCTCAAAAGTTAGCGAATGGGGACTCATCAAACTTTGAGGCAGTTTCTGATGAGCCTTTGTGATCATTCCCACTGGAAATATGCTGTTTTCTGGAAACTCAATCACCATGTTCCTCTGTGAGTTTTTATTTAATACTATGCtgctatttatttattcatgcATGTTTTGATTGTGCTTATAGAAATTGATTGTACTTCTTATACACTGTTCAACTTCTAAAATCTTGACCAATAATCGATTTCGTTAATGTGTACAACTTGGTGTGATCGTGTAACAAGCAATATAGAATATTATTGGTTATTTTTCACCATTCACCTaaacatttttattttgtgttaagCTGCATGATCAGGTACACTGGTTTTTTCAATTTGAAAGAACATAAAAATCTCTTGCTGAATTGTGAAAGTTGCCTTAGGCGTTGCTTTAAGAGACATAGTTCACTTTTCTTAGTTTTGTGCTGAACAGTGTCATATGATGTAGTACTTTATCACTATTTCATCACAGTTACCTGAGAATAatatcaactttttttttattgtgtccctctcctttttttttttatttttcctaattaaataataatctaAATTTTGTTAGTACCGTTCTCATGAGATGACCAAGTTCTCTTAACTGGTATTAGCTACTTAGCATTTTCAAACAATCTTAAGCATactgatgtttttttttttttggaaaaagaaATATTGGTTGACATAAATTAGTTTAGCATGAATTGTTTCCCCTTTTCTCAAccattgaattaaattttaagcttTCTGTATAATTATGTTTTAATCTTTAGGATTTTGACTTGGGAGGATGGGTATTGTGATATTACAAAACCAGCAGAAAGGAAGTCAGATGACAGTTATTTCAATGGAACAGAGGCATTATCATTTTCAGGCTTTGAAATAACCATGCGTGATATTGGATCCAGGGGATGTCCAATCGAACTTGCAGTGGCTAATTTATCGTGTCTTCAGTATGCTTTAGGCGAAGGGTAGAGCTTTTAATCTTTGGCTTTTCACATACCTTAACCTTATTCCCAGGAAATTTTAGGATTTGTTTAGATAATGTTTTCACCaataaaaaatgtgaaaaaacaTAACTCTCTGATATGTAGATACTTTTTATGGGAAAATGAGAAAAAGTAGTTTTTTGATCTGATCTGTAGATATTTTTTATGGGAGGTATGAGGATGGAGCCTCAAGGATTTGATCTTAAAGGCAACTTCCTTTAGACTCCTTAATCGCCTCACGCCACCatgattttgtaaaataatggTTGGCCATCAGTAATCTGCAGCTATACTGTTAAACAGTGAGTCAGCTAATTAGATTCTTATATTTCTTCGAACTATAAGAAGTGGCTGACCATGaacttttaaataattatcagGTTGGTTGGTGAGGTGGCTTACACAGGGAACCATGCTTGGGTTTTCCTCAACGATTTATCCACCGGATATGTCTACAGCAAGTTGGTTCCTGAAGTAAGAATCTAATCATGATAGTTAACTACAAACTGTTAAAGTTGGTTCTTCAAGTACTGAAATTTGTATCTAATAAATGCAATTCTTTCAATTGACAGTGGACAGAGGAATGGCTTCTCCAGATTTCATTGGGTGTCAAGGTAAAGTGATTGTAGTAGATCATGTCTGTGGCTCTTTAATAAGTTTTGTATAATTATTCAAAGTAGACATGTATACTTATTTactcaaatattatttttttttgtgatgcAGACAGTCTTGCTTGTACCTGTCCCTGATGGGGTGTTGCAACTTGGCTCATTGGAAACGGTGTGTGTTTTGTTGTAACTTAGACTGATACCACCATGGTGGTGGTTTGTTTTGTTGTCTTTGTGCAtctcataaaaattaaacagTTGACAAGTACGCATTTTGGCAGTCATGATGGTGGCATCCATTGGTTCTTGACATTTCATTCTACTTACGTCTGGCATCCATTTTCTTCAACATTTCAGGTTGCTGAAGAGATGGCAGCAGTTGGTTTAATCAGAGACAGATATGATGCTTTTCATACCATGATGGATGAGAGTTGGCCTTTTACGTTAACACAGAATACTCAGGACCATTCATCATTATCACAATTCTCTGGCCAAATGGAGAACATAAGAGAGAGTACAGGTCTTATCATTAGCCAACTGAAAACTGAGAAAGTGGACAATTTCGACGATATGAGAATGAAGAAATACAGTTTGTCTGCTTCAAATGAGTATGGCCCCCTGCATACTGTTCAGCATCTGCCTATTATGGGAAAAGGTGTGACGGATTTTATTGAAACTACAAGTGAAGATGGAATCCATTTTCCCTATGCGTCAACTTTTCCTAGTCAAACTATCAATACAAACAATTTGGATATCATAGACACTAAGATGTTTGGATCGTCCTGTATAGAAGAAGAACTACTAGCTTATTCTTTATCTAGTGGTGACAATGTGGAGCTCTTCGGAAAATCCTTGAGCGAACTTAATTCAGTCTATGATGGAGCCATGGCAGCACAATTATTTGGAGACAATCATATTTATAATGGCACTTGCGAAGAAATGAACAGTTTCTTCAGATTTTCTGAAGACTATGGACTAAATAGTTCACTTCCGTCAACTAGTCGTAAAAGAACTCATGAGCAATTTTGGAACTCATCTGAATTTAGTGAGGATCCATTCATCAATAACTCAAGTTTGCTCTACAATAAAGATCTCATGGACATCGTTGAACCATCATGGTTTACCAGAGGAACTGATGCAGGGCAAATGTCAGAAGCTGTGGTAACCAACCTATGTACCTTCTCAGATGATGCTTTATCTAGTGCATCTGACAGTGTACGCTCATGCACAACAAGACAGTCCTCTCCTTTTCTTCAGCCACAAGTAAGATCAAAAGTAGATTCTCGGATGAGCAATCTTTCTGTGCAACAGAATCTTACCACACCTGTGTTTCTTGCCAAAGTCGATAGTTCAACTTCTCTCGATGGCATGACCAGCTCATTGACCGATGAAGGTCAGAAAGATCAAGTTCGTGTTCAATCTGGTAAGGGAAGAAAGCTGTCTAATTTAAAAAGTACCCGCGGTAGAAGTGGCAACATCCAAAAGCAAAGGCCAAGGGATAGACAGCTGATCCAGGATCGAGTCAAGGAACTGCGGGAACTCGTCCCAAATGGTGCTAAGGTGGGGTTTCTTTTTTGCTTCAGTAGTTGCTATGCGAGAATTGCTAAAAGGTACtactggtgcctagcaccctccttTCTGTCATACCGCTATTGGTTTAATTAAGAATATCATTAACCAATCGTAGGGTGACACTTATGGAAGGTGTTGGGCAACATCGGTGTCCAATAACAATGTTCTTGCTACATTTTAAAATGTAGTTCCATTCCTTTCTCTTCACTGACACAACTATATTTGGTATTTTATGGCGAGTTCAGTGTAGCATTGATGGCCTTTTAGATCGTACCGTAAAGCATATGCTGCATCTAAGAAACGTGGCCGACCAAGCAGAGAAATTAAAGAGCTTTCCACAACAAGAGGTATAGCAACAATAAAAACTTCAGAGttgtataaaattttataaagaaGTCAGGTCTAGTATCAACCAAAACGTTTTGAGTCCCTAAACATGTAACATCAGAAGCTTCTAACAAGATCTAATAATAGTTCTCTATCGACTCGACCTGGGTTTTAGATTCGTCGAGTTAATGTCTTctgttttataataaaaaaatagttaggCCTTGAAAGATGCTCTAAATGAATATCTAGACATGTCGTTTGCGGCCTGAGGTTCAAATCTCTTTTGGATACAAATTACAATGATCGAACAGACAGAATTATTTGTAATTGGGACAAATGCAAAAGTAAAATTAGACTGAAagcaaaatagaaaataatactGATGAGATATTATTAAAAGAAGATTACATTTACGgaggttaaaataaaataataagttttacaTGTAGAATTAGaagtaattttcttatgggAGCCACTCTTTGTGCGTACATAAAATCTAGTATTGTTAAAatcttaaatattataaaattcgATGACAGTGCTTGTTGCTTTGTTGGGATATAAATTAATCAATTGATAAGGTAGTTGAATCCTATTATTTCGATTATTTTTCTCAGCTAAATCGAATACTTATTTTACAGGTGACCAGAGACAATAACAGTAAATTATACAATAAAACTGAGAGCACCCAAAATGGCACAAGCTGGGGTTTTGAATTAGGAAACGAGCTCCGAGCTTGTCCCATAGTCGTGAAAGATCTGGAAAAGCAAGGGCAAATGCTTATTGAGGTTTTGACAGctagaattttcttcattttgGTTTTTCAACGAAACAGCTtccattaaaatttattaacttatttcAATTGCAGGTTCCTTGTGATGACCACGGCCTTTTTCTGGAGATCACTCAACTTATCAAGCGATTAGATTTGACTATCTTGAAAGGTGTGATGGAAAATCACTCAGGTGACTCGTACGCTCATTTTGTTGTTGAGGTAAAATTTTACTACTACATATTTTTTCTCTGTTTAAATCGTTGATTTTTCAGAAAATGTAGAAGAAATAGGGAGAATGCAATCCAACTCCAACTTCACAAACAACACTGAGAACTTAATTATCATTATCACTGTTCTTAActttaataaaactaataataatagtacAATCAAGTTAAAAAGCTTACTAAAATTacaattttctaaaatttctgtTTCATTGGAATTTAATCCAGGCTACCAAGGGTTTTCACAGAATGGAGGTATTTTTACCTTTGTTGCATCTTCTACAGCATGCAAGAAATCGCATCTCCAACAAGATTTGATCCATCATCATAAGACACGGCAAAAGGAGAGGCTAAATCTTTAGCTGTACTTTTTATAAGCTTAGTGTACAAATCAGATCATTTCCAGTGTGTCGTTTGAATGAGAGAAAAAAACTAAGCTTTCCTGAGAAGAATAATAGTATGTACAATGTTGGTGTTACACAGGACTAAAAGTGTGCGAGAGAGGGAGAGAATCTGACAAACCAATCTGAGTAATGTGTCTTCTATTTCTAGCAAAACTGTCACGTTATGTCATGTGTTTTTTTCTCTTTAGCATCATCAACTGTAGCTCAGTTGGGTGTTTCAGCCAGCATCAAGGTGTGCCACCAACCACATGCAATGTTTATCGGCACAACACCGGAGATTCTTGTAACTTGCGATGGGGTACCCCGGTCAACTGAATCCCCCAAGCCAAGCTACATCCAAATAGAATGACATAGATTTTTAGAAGGGATCAAACTCTTATTAGAAACTTGGTAAAATTAGAGATCTAAAGAGGAATAGTTTGGTCTCTCTTGGATATATTTCAATATGTAAAAACTTAATGTTAGATTGAGTAAACTGCTTCTTAGAACTTTATTTGAGCCTTTTTAAAGATTTGGTGTGCCAAAATGGGTAATAAAATGTAGGACTATTTGCAATTTTCTTTTTGTGGACTCATTTTTAATGTTTTCATTCAACAAAGGTGGGAGAGAATAGTTAAAGGGTCATACTTGGCCATATTTGTTCCACCCCCAGCTAAATAACTCACCGTCTTCTGCAACCACCATAGCAATAAGGTCAACATTAAGAAAAGTTGCTTGGATTTAAACAATTGAAAGTGGGAGTTCCATATCCAAATATTAAACAATTGATATCAACGGCAAAAATCATAGTGTACATTTTGTGTGTGAATTAAAAGTGTCCCTAATATTACCCTAGC
This region of Cannabis sativa cultivar Pink pepper isolate KNU-18-1 chromosome 7, ASM2916894v1, whole genome shotgun sequence genomic DNA includes:
- the LOC115697795 gene encoding transcription factor bHLH155 isoform X3, which encodes MGTHQTLRQFLMSLCDHSHWKYAVFWKLNHHVPLLVGEVAYTGNHAWVFLNDLSTGYVYSKLVPEWTEEWLLQISLGVKTVLLVPVPDGVLQLGSLETVAEEMAAVGLIRDRYDAFHTMMDESWPFTLTQNTQDHSSLSQFSGQMENIRESTGLIISQLKTEKVDNFDDMRMKKYSLSASNEYGPLHTVQHLPIMGKGVTDFIETTSEDGIHFPYASTFPSQTINTNNLDIIDTKMFGSSCIEEELLAYSLSSGDNVELFGKSLSELNSVYDGAMAAQLFGDNHIYNGTCEEMNSFFRFSEDYGLNSSLPSTSRKRTHEQFWNSSEFSEDPFINNSSLLYNKDLMDIVEPSWFTRGTDAGQMSEAVVTNLCTFSDDALSSASDSVRSCTTRQSSPFLQPQVRSKVDSRMSNLSVQQNLTTPVFLAKVDSSTSLDGMTSSLTDEGQKDQVRVQSGKGRKLSNLKSTRGRSGNIQKQRPRDRQLIQDRVKELRELVPNGAKCSIDGLLDRTVKHMLHLRNVADQAEKLKSFPQQEVTRDNNSKLYNKTESTQNGTSWGFELGNELRACPIVVKDLEKQGQMLIEVPCDDHGLFLEITQLIKRLDLTILKGVMENHSGDSYAHFVVEATKGFHRMEVFLPLLHLLQHARNRISNKI
- the LOC115697795 gene encoding transcription factor bHLH155 isoform X2, which codes for MGTHQTLRQFLMSLCDHSHWKYAVFWKLNHHVPLILTWEDGYCDITKPAERKSDDSYFNGTEALSFSGFEITMRDIGSRGCPIELAVANLSCLQYALGEGLVGEVAYTGNHAWVFLNDLSTGYVYSKLVPEWTEEWLLQISLGVKTVLLVPVPDGVLQLGSLETVAEEMAAVGLIRDRYDAFHTMMDESWPFTLTQNTQDHSSLSQFSGQMENIRESTGLIISQLKTEKVDNFDDMRMKKYSLSASNEYGPLHTVQHLPIMGKGVTDFIETTSEDGIHFPYASTFPSQTINTNNLDIIDTKMFGSSCIEEELLAYSLSSGDNVELFGKSLSELNSVYDGAMAAQLFGDNHIYNGTCEEMNSFFRFSEDYGLNSSLPSTSRKRTHEQFWNSSEFSEDPFINNSSLLYNKDLMDIVEPSWFTRGTDAGQMSEAVVTNLCTFSDDALSSASDSVRSCTTRQSSPFLQPQVRSKVDSRMSNLSVQQNLTTPVFLAKVDSSTSLDGMTSSLTDEGQKDQVRVQSGKGRKLSNLKSTRGRSGNIQKQRPRDRQLIQDRVKELRELVPNGAKVTRDNNSKLYNKTESTQNGTSWGFELGNELRACPIVVKDLEKQGQMLIEVPCDDHGLFLEITQLIKRLDLTILKGVMENHSGDSYAHFVVEATKGFHRMEVFLPLLHLLQHARNRISNKI
- the LOC115697795 gene encoding transcription factor bHLH155 isoform X1 — translated: MGTHQTLRQFLMSLCDHSHWKYAVFWKLNHHVPLILTWEDGYCDITKPAERKSDDSYFNGTEALSFSGFEITMRDIGSRGCPIELAVANLSCLQYALGEGLVGEVAYTGNHAWVFLNDLSTGYVYSKLVPEWTEEWLLQISLGVKTVLLVPVPDGVLQLGSLETVAEEMAAVGLIRDRYDAFHTMMDESWPFTLTQNTQDHSSLSQFSGQMENIRESTGLIISQLKTEKVDNFDDMRMKKYSLSASNEYGPLHTVQHLPIMGKGVTDFIETTSEDGIHFPYASTFPSQTINTNNLDIIDTKMFGSSCIEEELLAYSLSSGDNVELFGKSLSELNSVYDGAMAAQLFGDNHIYNGTCEEMNSFFRFSEDYGLNSSLPSTSRKRTHEQFWNSSEFSEDPFINNSSLLYNKDLMDIVEPSWFTRGTDAGQMSEAVVTNLCTFSDDALSSASDSVRSCTTRQSSPFLQPQVRSKVDSRMSNLSVQQNLTTPVFLAKVDSSTSLDGMTSSLTDEGQKDQVRVQSGKGRKLSNLKSTRGRSGNIQKQRPRDRQLIQDRVKELRELVPNGAKCSIDGLLDRTVKHMLHLRNVADQAEKLKSFPQQEVTRDNNSKLYNKTESTQNGTSWGFELGNELRACPIVVKDLEKQGQMLIEVPCDDHGLFLEITQLIKRLDLTILKGVMENHSGDSYAHFVVEATKGFHRMEVFLPLLHLLQHARNRISNKI